A segment of the Acidimicrobiia bacterium genome:
AAGACCCAGAGGACGAAGCAGCGGCCCGTCGGGTCGACGCCAACCACAATCGGCTCTTCCTCGATCCGCTCCTGGGCGGTGGGTATGGGGAAGAGGTCGTCGAACTCCACGGCCCCCACGGCCTGCTCGAACGGATCAAACCGGGCGACGACGAGGTGATGGCCGAGGCGATCGACTTCCTGAGAGTGAACCACTACCAGCAGGTCATGGCATCCGACGATCTGGACGAGCCGTTCCTTCGCTCACGCATCCGCGCGGCTGCGCCGGCCGCTACGAGCCTGGGCTGGTCGGTGCGACCCGAGTCGTTGCGCAACGTGTTGGTGCGCGTGGACCGTGAGTATGGCCACATCCCGTCGTACGTGACGGAGAACGGCGCCTGCTTCGAGGACTACGTCGGGCCGGACGGCGAGGTGAGAGATCGGGAACGTATTGACTACCTCGACCGCTACGTGACTGCGGTTGCCCAGGCGGCCAGCGAGGGGGTCGATGTTCGTGGCTACTTCGCTTGGTCCCTGCTCGACAACTTCGAGTGGGCCGAAGGGTACCGCAAGCGGTTCGGCCTCGTCTATGTCGACTACCGCACGCAGGAGCGCATCCCCAAAGCGAGCGCCCGCTGGTACCGGGACCTAATCCTGCAGCACCGGAATCTGCTCGGCGTCCCCGCCCGCCACGATGTCGCCCGAGTCCGTAACCCAGCTATCAACCCTGCCCCCCCGGTGTCGATGCGTCAGGCACCG
Coding sequences within it:
- a CDS encoding GH1 family beta-glucosidase, with translation MEEAASGRQYLTAFGPDFVWGAATAAYQIEGATTEDGRGPSIWDTFSRLPGKTRNGDTGDVACDHYHRWREDLTIAADLGLAAYRFSVSWVRLQPTGRGSLNRSAVGFYRSLLEYLHELGIRPFVTLYHWDLPQELEDVGGWPERDTALRFAEYAQRTAEALGDLAEDWITLNESWCQAFNGYHLGVHAPGRRELPAAVAAAHHLNLAGGLATQAIRSVHAKASVGIAHILTDVRPASQDPEDEAAARRVDANHNRLFLDPLLGGGYGEEVVELHGPHGLLERIKPGDDEVMAEAIDFLRVNHYQQVMASDDLDEPFLRSRIRAAAPAATSLGWSVRPESLRNVLVRVDREYGHIPSYVTENGACFEDYVGPDGEVRDRERIDYLDRYVTAVAQAASEGVDVRGYFAWSLLDNFEWAEGYRKRFGLVYVDYRTQERIPKASARWYRDLILQHRNLLGVPARHDVARVRNPAINPAPPVSMRQAPRQKEI